In Ruania alkalisoli, the DNA window GGTCGAGTACACCGAACGCGCCGCTGGGCAGACTGCGCTCGTTCCCGTGTACGAAGTGGATGGCGAGACGCAGATCGGCGAGTTCCGCATCGGGTGAACGTCCTGCGCCGACGGTCACCACCTACCCGCCCACTTGCCACGTAGCCGCTGCCAGGTTATAACTTCGGTACGACGAACTTTTGAGTTCCCAGTACCGAGGAGCGTGGTGAAGACCGTGTTGCCCACCGCAGGTGTCCACCCGGGAGGAAGGCGCGCGCGCGGCGCTACGAGCGTGGCACCGAGGATCGCCGCGGTCATGGCTGCCCTCCTGCTCGCCGGGTGCGGCAGCACGTCCGGCGCCGCGGGGCCCGGCGACAACGACACGGACGCCCTGACCGTCTATGCCACCACCGGCTACCTGGCGGACGCCGTCACGAACATCGCCCCGGAGGCCGAGGTGACCACGATGGTGGGTCCGGGAGGGGACCCGCACACCTACCAACCCTCCACGCGCGACATCCAGACGATCCAGTCCGCGGACGTGGTGCTCTGGAACGGCCTCCACCTCGAGGCGCAGATGATCGATCAGTTGAGCAGCCTCGGTGACCGGCAGCTCGCCGTCGGAGACCAGCTTCCCGCGGATCTCCTCCTTTCCTGGCCCGATACCGATGCCGACGGCAACCCTCTGCACGACCCGCACGTCTGGAACAGTCCCGATGCCTGGGTTCTCGTGGTGGCGGAGGTCGCCGACAAGCTCGCCGAGAGCGACCCGGCGAACGCCGCTCAGTACGAGCAGAACGCGGCCGCCTACATCGAGCAGATCGAGGCCGCCGCCGATGAGGTCGACAACCTGCTCGCCACGGTTCCCGAGCCGCGCATCGTCATCACCGGCCACGACGCCTTCGCCTACTTCGGCCACGTCTACGACCTGGACGTACGGGCCACGGACTTCATCTCCACCACCGCCCAGCTGAGCGCCTCCGAACTCAGCGAACTGGCCCGGCTGATCGCCGAGAACGAGGTGCCGGTGATCTTCCAGGACAACCAGGCCAACCCCCAGGCGATCACCAGCCTCACCGAGGCCGTCCGCTCCCTCGGCTGGGAGGTGCAGATCTCCGATGCGGAGCTCTATGCCGACTCCCTCGGCGCGGAGCCGGATGTCGATACCTACCTCGAGGTCTTCACCCACAACGCCCGTGCGATCGCCGATGCGCTCGGGG includes these proteins:
- a CDS encoding metal ABC transporter substrate-binding protein, with product MAALLLAGCGSTSGAAGPGDNDTDALTVYATTGYLADAVTNIAPEAEVTTMVGPGGDPHTYQPSTRDIQTIQSADVVLWNGLHLEAQMIDQLSSLGDRQLAVGDQLPADLLLSWPDTDADGNPLHDPHVWNSPDAWVLVVAEVADKLAESDPANAAQYEQNAAAYIEQIEAAADEVDNLLATVPEPRIVITGHDAFAYFGHVYDLDVRATDFISTTAQLSASELSELARLIAENEVPVIFQDNQANPQAITSLTEAVRSLGWEVQISDAELYADSLGAEPDVDTYLEVFTHNARAIADALGAREADR